A window of Gudongella oleilytica genomic DNA:
ATGATGAGATCATGAAGCTTAAGACAGAAGACACTAAAGTAATTGACCTTGAAGGGAAAACAATGGTCCCAGGCTTTAACGACAGCCACATGCACTTGTTGAACTACGGCTACAGCCTTACCCAGGTGGATCTTATAGGGACCAGATCTCTCGAGGAGGTCCTTGAGAGGACTAGAGAATTCATCAAAGAGAATGATATCGCTGCAGGAAAGTGGGTAAGAGGCAGAGGCTGGAATCAGGATTATTTCTCTGGTGACAAGGTGTTCCCCACCAGGTACGACTTAGACAGGATATCCAGGGACCACCCGATCTGCGTCACAAGGACATGTGGTCACGTGTCGGTAGTAAACTCAAAGGCTCTGGAAATGCTTGGGATAAACAGGAATACTCCGCAGGTAGAGGGTGGACACTTTGACCTGGATGAAAATGGAGAACCAGTTGGTATTTTCAGAGAGGATGCACTTAAACTGGTATATGATTCGATACCAACACCAAATCTCGATGAGATCAAGAGCATGATGCTTGCAGCATATAAGGATCTCAATGCCTGTGGTATCACCTCCGTTGGAACAGATGACTTCGGAGCGCTTCCGCAAAGCGATTATGAGAACGTCATCAAAGCTTACCGTGAGCTAATAGCTGAAGGCAAGAATACAGTAAGGATCTATGAGCAATGTCTGCTTCCGGTCAAGGAAAAATTTCAGGGCTTCCTAGATAAGGGCTATAAGACCGGCTGGGGTGACGAGAGCTTTAAGATAGGTCCATTGAAGCTGCTTCAGGATGGATCGTTGGGAGCAAGGACTGCAGCACTTATGGAGGATTATGAGGATGAGCCTGGAACAACAGGCATTATAACTGCCACCCAGGATTATCTCAATGACCTGGTAATGAAGGCACATAAGGCAGACTGTCAGATCGCCATCCACGGCATAGGCGACAAGGGGATGTATATGGCCTTCGATGCTATTGAGAAGGCTCTGTCTGAATATCCCAAAAAAGACCACAGACATGGCATAGTTCATGCCCAGATAACTGACGAGTATCTTCTCGATAAGTTTAAGGAGCTTGATGCAATAGCATATATCCAGCCAATATTCCTTGATTATGACTGGAAGATGGTTAGGGCAAGAGTAGGAGCTGAAAGAGAGAAGACATCCTACAACTGGAAGAGTCTTCTGGATCGTGGAGTCCACATACCCTGCGGTTCAGATGCTCCTGTTGAGACCTTCAATGTAATGTATGGAATATATGAGGCAGTTACAAGA
This region includes:
- a CDS encoding amidohydrolase, which translates into the protein MDLIFINGVVHTMDKDGTTAQAVSVKGDRIQAVGTNDEIMKLKTEDTKVIDLEGKTMVPGFNDSHMHLLNYGYSLTQVDLIGTRSLEEVLERTREFIKENDIAAGKWVRGRGWNQDYFSGDKVFPTRYDLDRISRDHPICVTRTCGHVSVVNSKALEMLGINRNTPQVEGGHFDLDENGEPVGIFREDALKLVYDSIPTPNLDEIKSMMLAAYKDLNACGITSVGTDDFGALPQSDYENVIKAYRELIAEGKNTVRIYEQCLLPVKEKFQGFLDKGYKTGWGDESFKIGPLKLLQDGSLGARTAALMEDYEDEPGTTGIITATQDYLNDLVMKAHKADCQIAIHGIGDKGMYMAFDAIEKALSEYPKKDHRHGIVHAQITDEYLLDKFKELDAIAYIQPIFLDYDWKMVRARVGAEREKTSYNWKSLLDRGVHIPCGSDAPVETFNVMYGIYEAVTRKDLEGNPEGGWLPEQALTPYEALRAYTMEGAYASFEEDLKGSIEPGKLADMVVLSSDILSIDPHEIKDVKVESTIFGGRVL